In the genome of Euzebya sp., one region contains:
- a CDS encoding aromatic amino acid transaminase, with amino-acid sequence MLEKLSPLPPDPILGTTVACRNDPNPDKVDLGVGVYKDAGGNTPVFEAVVEAEARILAAQTTKAYVSPPGDSRFIEGVTRILFGEDHPVLADGRVGAVQAPGGSGALRVLAGVLLRAQADTELWVSTPTWGNHIPLLGAAGLDMQQYPYYDRGAHALSFDAMVEALKQRGPGEVVLLHGCCHNPSGADLTREQWDVVGDLAEERGFTPFIDFAYHGLGEGLDDDAYGVRMLARRVPELIVAYSASKNFGLYRERTGLAITVDATAEQAATATSQMANIARELYSMPPAHGASIVGEILADVELTASWTGEVTAMRDRLNGLRALLSRSLAETTGTDEFDYIAGERGLFSFLGLSPEQVQRLQSERSVYLIPSSRINVAGITEANVGYVAESIASVL; translated from the coding sequence ATGCTGGAGAAGCTGAGCCCCCTGCCGCCGGACCCGATCCTCGGGACCACCGTCGCCTGCCGCAACGACCCGAACCCCGACAAGGTGGATCTCGGCGTCGGCGTCTACAAGGACGCGGGCGGGAACACGCCGGTCTTCGAGGCCGTGGTCGAGGCGGAGGCGCGGATCCTCGCCGCGCAGACGACCAAGGCCTACGTGTCGCCGCCCGGTGACAGCCGCTTCATCGAGGGCGTCACGCGGATCCTCTTCGGTGAGGACCACCCGGTGCTGGCCGACGGTCGCGTCGGCGCGGTCCAGGCCCCCGGGGGGTCCGGCGCGCTGCGCGTGCTCGCCGGGGTGCTGCTCCGGGCGCAGGCCGACACCGAGCTGTGGGTCTCGACGCCGACCTGGGGGAACCACATCCCCCTGCTCGGGGCCGCCGGGCTCGACATGCAGCAGTACCCCTACTACGACCGCGGAGCCCACGCGCTCTCGTTCGACGCGATGGTGGAGGCGCTGAAGCAGCGCGGACCCGGGGAGGTGGTGCTGCTGCACGGCTGCTGCCACAACCCGTCGGGCGCGGACCTGACCCGCGAGCAGTGGGACGTCGTCGGGGACCTCGCCGAGGAGCGGGGCTTCACCCCGTTCATCGACTTCGCCTACCACGGCCTGGGGGAGGGCCTCGACGACGACGCCTACGGCGTGCGGATGCTGGCACGCCGGGTCCCGGAGCTGATCGTCGCCTACTCGGCGTCGAAGAACTTCGGGCTCTACCGCGAGCGGACCGGCCTGGCCATCACCGTCGACGCGACGGCCGAGCAGGCCGCGACGGCGACCTCGCAGATGGCCAACATCGCTCGCGAGCTCTACTCGATGCCGCCGGCGCACGGCGCGTCGATCGTCGGGGAGATCCTCGCCGACGTCGAGCTGACCGCGTCGTGGACCGGCGAGGTCACCGCGATGCGCGACCGCCTGAACGGGCTGCGCGCGCTGCTGAGCCGGTCGCTGGCAGAGACCACGGGCACCGACGAGTTCGACTACATCGCCGGCGAGCGCGGGCTGTTCAGCTTCCTCGGACTCAGCCCCGAGCAGGTCCAGCGGCTGCAGTCCGAGCGCAGCGTCTACCTGATCCCCTCGAGCCGGATCAACGTCGCCGGCATCACCGAGGCGAACGTCGGCTACGTGGCCGAGTCCATCGCGTCGGTCCTGTAG
- a CDS encoding SPFH domain-containing protein, whose amino-acid sequence MGLMAKLKGELVDIIEWVDDSRSTLAWRFPRYNNEIKNGAQLIVREGQRAVFVYRGQLADSFMPGHYELKTENLPILSTLQGWEHGFNSPFRSEVYFINTRPITDLRWGTASPITIRDPDFGMVQVRANGLCMVKIEDVDIFLREVIGTDSEVEADEISELLRQVITTAFSEMVLDTGVGAIDLQGKQVELAGKLREHVQEKVDDEFGLSIPDITMRISLPDEITQAMTRGVARGVEEGGYARNVGDMDRFQQVRQSDALLAAASNPGGGAAGDALGLGLGLAMANQMSGQFAGAAQAGAPSAPPPLPGAQAFHVAVNGQQAGPYTPAQLQQAVAGGQVTAETLVWSTGMAGWTPAGQVPALSSLFAAPPPLPGADGPPPAPPAPPAGPAPE is encoded by the coding sequence ATGGGCCTGATGGCCAAGCTCAAGGGCGAGCTCGTCGACATCATCGAGTGGGTCGACGACTCCCGCTCGACGTTGGCGTGGCGCTTCCCGCGCTACAACAACGAGATCAAGAACGGCGCGCAGCTGATCGTCCGCGAGGGCCAGCGCGCCGTCTTCGTCTACCGGGGCCAGCTGGCGGACTCGTTCATGCCGGGCCACTACGAGCTGAAGACCGAGAACCTGCCGATCCTCTCGACCCTGCAGGGCTGGGAGCACGGCTTCAACAGCCCGTTCCGGTCCGAGGTCTACTTCATCAACACCCGGCCGATCACCGACCTGCGGTGGGGCACCGCGTCGCCGATCACGATCCGCGACCCCGACTTCGGGATGGTGCAGGTCCGCGCCAACGGGCTGTGCATGGTGAAGATCGAAGACGTCGACATCTTCCTCCGCGAGGTGATCGGCACCGATTCCGAGGTGGAGGCCGACGAGATCTCGGAGCTCCTCCGCCAGGTCATCACCACCGCGTTCAGCGAGATGGTCCTCGACACCGGCGTGGGCGCCATCGACCTGCAGGGCAAGCAGGTCGAGCTGGCCGGCAAGCTCCGCGAGCACGTCCAGGAGAAGGTCGACGACGAGTTCGGCCTGTCCATCCCGGACATCACCATGCGGATCAGCCTGCCGGACGAGATCACCCAGGCGATGACCCGCGGCGTCGCCCGCGGCGTCGAGGAGGGCGGGTACGCCCGCAACGTCGGCGACATGGACCGCTTCCAGCAGGTCCGCCAGTCCGACGCGCTGCTCGCGGCGGCGTCCAACCCCGGCGGTGGCGCCGCCGGTGATGCGCTCGGCCTCGGGCTCGGCCTCGCGATGGCCAACCAGATGAGCGGCCAGTTCGCCGGCGCGGCCCAGGCGGGTGCCCCGTCGGCGCCGCCGCCGCTCCCGGGCGCGCAGGCCTTCCACGTCGCCGTCAACGGCCAGCAGGCCGGGCCGTACACGCCCGCGCAGCTGCAGCAGGCGGTCGCTGGCGGCCAGGTGACCGCGGAGACGCTGGTGTGGAGCACCGGCATGGCGGGCTGGACGCCGGCGGGCCAGGTCCCGGCGCTGTCCAGCCTGTTCGCCGCCCCGCCGCCGCTGCCCGGCGCCGACGGCCCGCCCCCCGCGCCGCCCGCACCGCCCGCCGGTCCCGCGCCGGAGTAG
- a CDS encoding DEAD/DEAH box helicase, producing MAELKEATITTTITQPGSALVRSDYQRLALKHIDGLATDDDLAVLESHTQEWISALRYLLKKADQALEHVRSTVHGPERPLVLEDFESHRSQVAAALAELADEPPPPPPGASADRQAEAADDDQDDTDDEPVGDTALQLSWDEDQLVVWAAGNGAATAEADELRARLEVLGAASIPWEPHAGVPLPDGTHAPALAAPIKSTLGWLVSLRPDATRPDATRPDATAPAGTDDRDLGAVGTSAAWMALASALAVRLVAQGRMVPQVRRTSGKQKGQSGRSDYQVHWIPALIDHDEFTDLSRVMPGAVMALSRSNDRRAFTEHVVAGVVDAICTDAAARVEVPAPPPRPRSATEVAETILALMNGRIFDAPTQRGNELAKGLQTWAKHITGTATITLTLQLDPPDEGDAWYLRTSVPGGNRKLEPVDAAMSNASQNRREQIKAELDRLEGIYEPLLRGKAERRGEVILSQEEAWELMTEVGPVLAAAGFDVQVPPLSRKKPRPGLKLTSTDSQESVVGAQQLTYVRWSAVFGDVELTAKEIMDLSSEARPLVKAHGRWVELDKADLQAAADALAQRAEKTQMSGAEMLRHAMGLEGSPLHGGIAVEGEAWAVDLLRSARGIPEHPPVSPPGFNGELRSYQADALAWLRFLDEAGLGGILALDMGLGKTPTLLAHLATSRGEDAPTADAGRPSLVIAPPAVLGNWAHEARKFTPGLKVRIHHGQNRPGPRELIRQVEDVDVILTTYGTGMRDVDALEQISWGKIVLDEGQAIKNPTSETAQQLRRLEAHSRIILTGTPIENGLGDLWALLDFTNPGLVGDRASFVAQLSRTAEGRSTAEEALRTLNGVLVYRRTKAEPAIAEELPDRIDTLDHCAMTPEQIGLYQAVLDGLMQETADDDSPKKKGAVLAAITALKQICNHPAAYLDDDDRPLEGRSGKLTRLNEIVDNVFEAGERVLIFTHFASWGEKLARYLTDRTGVRIDCYHGGLARGARDRIIEEFQRGTGKGALVLSLKAGGTGLNLTAASHVVLYDRWWNPAVEDQARDRAWRIGQTRTVVAHRLVCPGTVDERVEEVVEGKRQIADMALPKSSSVGDLDSDQLQRALGIDPELLLTDDDDSDVTDAEEMVDA from the coding sequence ATGGCGGAGCTGAAGGAAGCCACGATCACCACCACGATCACCCAGCCCGGCAGCGCCCTGGTGCGCTCGGACTACCAGCGGCTGGCACTGAAGCACATCGACGGTCTCGCGACCGACGACGACCTCGCGGTGCTCGAGTCCCACACCCAGGAGTGGATCAGCGCACTGCGCTACCTCCTGAAGAAGGCCGACCAGGCGCTCGAGCACGTCCGCTCGACCGTCCACGGCCCGGAGCGCCCCCTGGTGCTCGAGGACTTCGAGTCCCACCGCTCGCAGGTCGCCGCCGCCCTGGCCGAGCTGGCCGACGAGCCGCCGCCCCCGCCTCCCGGTGCGAGCGCTGACCGCCAGGCCGAGGCCGCCGACGACGACCAGGACGACACCGACGACGAGCCCGTCGGCGACACCGCCCTCCAGCTCAGCTGGGACGAGGACCAGCTGGTCGTCTGGGCGGCGGGGAACGGCGCGGCGACCGCCGAGGCCGACGAGCTCCGCGCGCGGCTGGAGGTCCTCGGGGCCGCCTCGATCCCGTGGGAGCCCCACGCCGGGGTCCCCCTGCCCGACGGCACACACGCACCGGCCCTCGCCGCACCGATCAAGTCGACCCTCGGGTGGCTGGTGTCCCTCCGGCCTGACGCGACACGACCCGACGCGACACGACCCGACGCCACCGCGCCCGCCGGCACCGACGACCGCGACCTCGGGGCCGTCGGCACCTCCGCCGCCTGGATGGCGCTGGCCTCCGCCCTCGCGGTCCGGCTGGTCGCCCAGGGGCGGATGGTGCCCCAGGTCCGCCGCACCTCGGGCAAGCAGAAGGGCCAGTCAGGTCGGAGCGACTACCAGGTCCACTGGATCCCCGCGCTGATCGACCACGACGAGTTCACCGACCTCTCCCGCGTCATGCCGGGTGCGGTCATGGCCCTGAGCCGGTCCAACGACCGCCGGGCCTTCACCGAGCACGTCGTGGCCGGGGTCGTCGACGCGATCTGCACCGACGCCGCGGCCCGGGTCGAGGTGCCCGCTCCGCCGCCGCGCCCCCGGTCGGCCACCGAGGTCGCCGAGACGATCCTCGCGCTGATGAACGGCCGGATCTTCGACGCGCCGACCCAGCGGGGCAACGAGCTCGCCAAGGGCCTGCAGACGTGGGCGAAGCACATCACCGGCACGGCGACCATCACCCTCACCCTGCAGCTCGACCCGCCCGACGAGGGGGACGCCTGGTACCTGCGGACGAGCGTGCCGGGTGGCAACCGGAAGCTCGAGCCGGTCGACGCCGCGATGTCCAACGCGTCGCAGAACCGCCGTGAGCAGATCAAGGCCGAGCTGGACCGCCTGGAGGGGATCTACGAGCCCCTCCTGCGCGGCAAGGCCGAACGCCGAGGCGAGGTGATCCTCAGCCAGGAGGAGGCGTGGGAGCTGATGACCGAGGTCGGCCCGGTGCTCGCCGCCGCCGGCTTCGACGTCCAGGTCCCGCCCCTCAGCCGGAAGAAGCCGCGGCCGGGCCTGAAGCTGACGTCGACCGACAGCCAGGAGAGCGTCGTCGGCGCCCAGCAGCTGACCTACGTCCGCTGGTCGGCGGTGTTCGGCGACGTGGAGCTGACGGCCAAGGAGATCATGGACCTCTCGAGCGAGGCCCGTCCCCTGGTCAAGGCCCACGGCCGGTGGGTCGAGCTCGACAAGGCCGACCTGCAGGCCGCCGCCGACGCGTTGGCCCAGCGCGCGGAGAAGACCCAGATGTCGGGTGCGGAGATGCTGCGCCACGCGATGGGCCTCGAGGGCTCGCCGCTGCACGGCGGCATCGCGGTGGAGGGTGAGGCGTGGGCCGTCGACCTCCTCCGCAGCGCGCGGGGGATCCCCGAGCACCCGCCGGTCAGCCCGCCGGGGTTCAACGGCGAGCTCCGCAGCTACCAGGCCGACGCGCTCGCCTGGCTGCGCTTCCTCGACGAAGCCGGCCTGGGCGGCATCCTCGCCCTGGACATGGGGTTGGGGAAGACGCCCACGCTCCTCGCGCATCTCGCGACCTCCCGCGGCGAGGACGCCCCCACCGCCGACGCGGGCCGTCCCTCGCTGGTCATCGCCCCGCCGGCGGTGCTCGGCAACTGGGCGCACGAGGCGCGGAAGTTCACCCCCGGCCTGAAGGTGCGGATCCACCACGGCCAGAACCGCCCCGGTCCGCGCGAGCTGATCCGCCAGGTCGAGGACGTCGACGTGATCCTGACGACCTACGGGACGGGGATGCGCGACGTGGACGCCCTCGAGCAGATCAGCTGGGGCAAGATCGTCCTCGACGAGGGCCAGGCCATCAAGAACCCGACCTCCGAGACCGCGCAGCAGCTGCGGCGGCTCGAGGCCCACAGCCGGATCATCCTGACCGGCACCCCGATCGAGAACGGCCTCGGGGACCTGTGGGCGCTGCTCGACTTCACCAACCCCGGGCTGGTCGGCGACCGCGCGTCGTTCGTGGCCCAGCTGTCCCGCACCGCCGAGGGGCGCTCGACGGCGGAGGAGGCGCTGCGCACCCTCAACGGCGTGCTGGTGTACCGCCGGACCAAGGCCGAGCCGGCCATCGCCGAGGAGCTGCCCGACCGGATCGACACCCTCGACCACTGCGCGATGACCCCCGAGCAGATCGGCCTGTACCAGGCCGTGCTCGACGGGCTGATGCAGGAGACCGCCGACGACGACAGCCCGAAGAAGAAGGGCGCGGTCCTCGCGGCCATCACCGCGCTCAAGCAGATCTGCAACCACCCGGCGGCGTACCTCGACGACGACGACCGGCCGCTCGAGGGCCGCTCGGGCAAGCTGACCCGGCTCAACGAGATCGTCGACAACGTCTTCGAGGCCGGCGAGCGGGTGCTGATCTTCACCCACTTCGCGTCCTGGGGCGAGAAGCTCGCCCGCTACCTGACCGACCGCACCGGGGTGCGCATCGACTGCTACCACGGCGGCCTCGCCCGCGGCGCCCGCGACCGGATCATCGAGGAGTTCCAGAGGGGCACCGGGAAGGGCGCCCTGGTCCTCAGCCTGAAGGCCGGCGGCACCGGTCTGAACCTGACCGCGGCGAGCCACGTCGTGCTGTACGACCGCTGGTGGAACCCGGCGGTCGAGGACCAGGCCCGCGACCGCGCGTGGCGCATCGGCCAGACCCGCACGGTGGTCGCCCACCGGCTGGTGTGCCCTGGCACCGTCGACGAGCGGGTCGAGGAGGTCGTCGAGGGCAAGCGCCAGATCGCCGACATGGCCCTGCCGAAGTCCTCCTCCGTCGGCGACCTCGACTCCGACCAGCTGCAGCGCGCGCTCGGCATCGACCCCGAGCTGCTGCTGACCGACGACGACGATTCCGACGTCACCGATGCCGAGGAGATGGTCGACGCATGA
- a CDS encoding choice-of-anchor B family protein, which produces MGNRFYALLLLLAAAVGLAAADVAVITTPTERAHQRVHDLKVADLARNAPGAIPEQATGAIPCTDGMAGAFPCDGVDLLSFTPLADLGFVNTDVLSGGGASDIWGWTSPDTGAEYVLLGHTNGVAAVDVSDPTAPVYLGSVPNLSPVQLIWHDIKVVADHAVIASESAVHGVQVVDLRRLDGMDGSSPQLPILPDSVYPLSGSQHNIVVNPDAEMAYVVGGGLITQGLPADQCDSGLAMIDMSNPLLPLPAGCYAGSSYVHDAQCLTYEGPDADHAGRDLCIAFAEDHVSIVDVTDPASAGEISRIEYPATAYTHQGWLSEDGRYLLFNDELDEQQSAEVTHTRTMVWDVTDLDAPVEHLIAMRDGTDGNPATASIDHNNYTRDGLAYQSNYTSGLRVIDLDALDDPDGPRWDEVAYFDTYPADDEATFNGTWSNYPYFESGTVAVSGIGEGLFLLRLHDGVGDGPADPLEPADTPPAAAPTHFQRPD; this is translated from the coding sequence ATGGGAAACCGGTTCTACGCGCTCCTGCTGCTCCTCGCCGCTGCGGTCGGCCTGGCGGCGGCGGACGTCGCGGTCATCACGACGCCCACCGAGCGCGCCCACCAACGGGTCCACGACCTGAAGGTCGCCGACCTCGCCCGCAACGCGCCCGGGGCGATCCCCGAGCAGGCGACGGGCGCGATCCCCTGCACCGACGGGATGGCGGGAGCGTTCCCCTGCGACGGGGTGGACCTGCTCAGCTTCACGCCGCTGGCCGACCTCGGGTTCGTGAACACCGACGTCCTGTCCGGCGGCGGGGCCAGCGACATCTGGGGGTGGACGTCGCCCGACACGGGTGCGGAGTACGTCCTGCTGGGCCACACCAACGGCGTGGCCGCCGTCGACGTCAGCGACCCCACCGCGCCGGTCTACCTGGGGTCGGTCCCGAACCTGTCGCCGGTGCAGCTGATCTGGCACGACATTAAGGTCGTCGCCGACCACGCCGTGATCGCCTCGGAGTCCGCCGTCCACGGCGTGCAGGTGGTCGACCTGCGGCGACTCGACGGCATGGACGGGTCGAGCCCCCAGCTGCCGATCCTGCCCGACTCGGTGTACCCGCTGAGCGGGTCGCAGCACAACATCGTCGTCAACCCGGACGCGGAGATGGCCTACGTCGTCGGCGGCGGGCTGATCACCCAGGGGCTGCCGGCGGACCAGTGCGACAGCGGCCTGGCCATGATCGACATGTCGAACCCGCTCCTGCCGCTCCCGGCCGGCTGCTACGCCGGGTCGTCCTACGTCCACGACGCCCAGTGCCTGACCTACGAGGGGCCGGACGCCGACCACGCCGGCCGCGACCTGTGCATCGCCTTCGCGGAGGACCACGTCTCGATCGTCGACGTGACCGACCCCGCCTCGGCGGGCGAGATCAGCCGGATCGAGTACCCGGCCACCGCCTACACCCACCAGGGCTGGCTGAGCGAGGACGGCCGGTACCTGCTGTTCAACGACGAGCTCGACGAGCAGCAGTCCGCCGAGGTCACCCACACCCGCACGATGGTGTGGGACGTCACCGACCTCGACGCGCCGGTCGAGCACCTCATCGCGATGCGCGACGGGACCGACGGCAACCCCGCGACGGCGTCGATCGACCACAACAACTACACCCGCGACGGGCTGGCCTACCAGTCGAACTACACCTCCGGCCTGCGGGTGATCGACCTCGATGCCCTGGACGATCCCGACGGCCCGCGCTGGGACGAGGTCGCGTACTTCGACACCTACCCCGCCGACGACGAGGCCACGTTCAACGGCACCTGGTCGAACTACCCGTACTTCGAGTCGGGGACCGTCGCGGTGTCCGGCATCGGCGAGGGCCTCTTCCTGCTGCGGCTCCACGACGGCGTCGGCGACGGGCCGGCCGACCCGCTCGAGCCGGCCGACACCCCGCCCGCCGCCGCACCGACCCACTTCCAGCGCCCGGACTGA
- a CDS encoding GNAT family N-acetyltransferase, protein MSRVLRVGPEDWAAAREVRLAALVDSPDAFFSTHQAEVAQPEAFWRGRAADADAATSLWLDDDDRPRGMMTVIPHHADPSDGLLVAVWVDPDVRGRGAADELLDACTRAARGVGYGRLVLEVSDQNPRAIAFYRRAGFTPTGRTSRFPAPRAHITEQELALDLR, encoded by the coding sequence GTGAGCCGCGTCCTGCGGGTGGGCCCCGAGGACTGGGCCGCGGCGCGGGAGGTCCGGCTGGCTGCCCTGGTCGACTCGCCCGACGCGTTCTTCAGCACACACCAGGCCGAGGTCGCGCAGCCGGAGGCGTTCTGGCGTGGCCGTGCAGCGGACGCCGACGCCGCGACGTCCCTGTGGCTCGACGACGACGACCGGCCGCGGGGGATGATGACCGTGATCCCGCACCACGCCGACCCGTCCGACGGGCTGCTGGTCGCGGTCTGGGTCGACCCCGACGTCCGCGGCCGGGGCGCCGCCGACGAGCTGCTCGACGCGTGCACCCGCGCCGCGCGGGGGGTGGGCTACGGCCGGCTGGTGCTCGAGGTCAGCGACCAGAACCCGCGGGCGATCGCGTTCTACCGCCGCGCCGGGTTCACGCCGACGGGCCGGACCAGCCGGTTCCCGGCCCCGCGGGCGCACATCACCGAGCAGGAGCTGGCGCTGGACCTGCGCTGA
- a CDS encoding putative zinc-binding metallopeptidase: MRPYTCPTCGQMVFFDDTACTACDTDLGFRPESREVSAVGSRDRRCANHDEIGCSWLVAEADEELCRSCRLTRTRPPAGDAAMTLAWAEAEQAKRMLLWQALGLGLDIEGATFDLKSGDVEPVITGHADGVITIDVREADDVVRTRMRERMGEPYRTMLGHFRHEIGHYLWMTLVDGTDHLAGFREVFGDETTDYAEALEAHYGSPDPEGWQDGYVSVYATAHPWEDFAETLAHYLHIRDTLETAGSFGLSVDGAHEALQPAGDVPTSRAAVDRMAIEDLVERWLPLTYALNAVNRSMGRPPLYPFVLAPAVIAKLGWVHELVTDTS, translated from the coding sequence ATGCGCCCCTACACCTGCCCGACGTGCGGCCAGATGGTGTTCTTCGACGACACGGCCTGCACGGCCTGTGACACCGATCTCGGGTTCCGGCCGGAGTCCCGTGAGGTGTCGGCCGTCGGCAGCCGCGACCGGCGCTGCGCCAACCACGACGAGATCGGTTGCAGCTGGCTGGTCGCCGAGGCCGACGAGGAGCTGTGCCGCTCGTGCCGGCTGACGAGGACCCGGCCCCCGGCGGGCGACGCGGCCATGACCCTCGCGTGGGCGGAGGCGGAGCAGGCCAAGCGGATGCTGCTGTGGCAGGCGCTGGGGTTGGGGCTCGACATCGAGGGGGCGACGTTCGACCTCAAGTCCGGCGACGTCGAACCGGTCATCACCGGGCACGCCGACGGGGTGATCACGATCGACGTGCGCGAGGCCGACGACGTCGTCCGCACCCGCATGCGCGAGCGGATGGGCGAGCCCTACCGGACGATGCTCGGCCACTTCCGCCACGAGATCGGCCACTACCTGTGGATGACCCTCGTCGACGGCACCGACCACCTGGCCGGCTTCCGGGAGGTCTTCGGCGACGAGACCACCGACTACGCCGAGGCGCTCGAGGCCCACTACGGCTCCCCGGACCCCGAGGGCTGGCAGGACGGGTACGTCAGCGTCTACGCGACCGCGCATCCGTGGGAGGACTTCGCCGAGACCCTCGCCCACTACCTGCACATCCGTGACACGCTCGAGACCGCCGGCTCCTTCGGCCTGTCCGTGGACGGGGCGCACGAGGCGCTCCAGCCCGCCGGCGACGTCCCGACCAGCCGGGCGGCCGTGGACCGCATGGCGATCGAGGACCTCGTCGAGCGGTGGCTGCCCCTCACCTACGCCCTGAACGCGGTGAACCGGTCGATGGGTCGGCCGCCGCTGTACCCGTTCGTGCTGGCACCCGCGGTGATCGCGAAGCTCGGGTGGGTCCACGAGCTTGTGACCGACACGTCGTGA
- a CDS encoding ArsR/SmtB family transcription factor produces the protein MSALPEEPTAATSRVDDVRSRMLSDAEAHEVADLFALLADPTRTLILYALLEAGELRVSEIAEAVDAGQSTVSHALRLLRTAGVVRQRREGRHMAYRLDDAHVRLLLDLSLEHLREDGGHRRG, from the coding sequence ATGTCTGCCCTGCCCGAGGAACCCACCGCTGCGACCTCCCGCGTCGACGACGTGCGGTCGCGCATGCTCAGCGACGCCGAGGCCCACGAGGTCGCGGACCTGTTCGCCCTGCTCGCCGACCCGACCCGCACGCTGATCCTGTACGCGCTGCTCGAGGCGGGGGAGCTGCGGGTCAGCGAGATCGCCGAGGCGGTCGACGCCGGTCAGTCCACGGTGTCCCACGCGCTCCGGCTGCTGCGCACCGCCGGCGTGGTGCGCCAGCGCCGGGAGGGTCGGCACATGGCGTACCGGCTCGACGACGCCCACGTGCGCCTGCTGCTCGACCTGTCCCTCGAGCACCTCCGCGAGGACGGGGGACACCGCCGTGGGTGA